Proteins encoded within one genomic window of Phototrophicus methaneseepsis:
- a CDS encoding histidine phosphatase family protein produces MPHLVVVRHSISKPVPGQSAHTWQLTPEAHERVAEMANQLLPYSITQVYTSAEPKIHATGELLASALGIPCDIAPELHETRRETAPYYEKIEDFWAAIEAAMAQPDAVRFGEESFDDAYHRMDMCIQNLVAAHPEQTIAVVTGGVTLSLFVSRKSGQDVYSLWRSLGMPAYTVLSLPDYDLVELVAEVK; encoded by the coding sequence ATGCCCCATCTTGTTGTCGTTCGTCATTCAATCTCTAAGCCCGTGCCGGGGCAATCTGCCCATACGTGGCAGCTCACGCCGGAAGCGCATGAACGTGTCGCGGAAATGGCAAATCAACTCCTTCCTTATTCCATCACACAGGTCTATACCAGTGCTGAGCCGAAAATTCATGCAACGGGTGAATTGTTGGCCTCTGCCTTGGGCATTCCCTGTGATATTGCCCCTGAACTGCACGAAACACGACGCGAGACGGCGCCGTATTATGAAAAGATCGAAGACTTCTGGGCGGCGATTGAAGCCGCTATGGCTCAGCCAGATGCCGTTCGCTTTGGAGAAGAGTCATTTGACGATGCATACCATCGTATGGATATGTGTATACAAAATCTGGTGGCGGCTCATCCTGAGCAGACAATCGCTGTTGTGACGGGTGGGGTCACGCTCTCCTTATTTGTCAGTCGTAAGTCAGGGCAGGATGTCTACAGCCTGTGGCGTTCGTTGGGGATGCCTGCTTATACGGTGCTTTCACTGCCAGATTATGATCTGGTTGAGCTGGTAGCAGAGGTAAAGTGA
- a CDS encoding ATP-grasp domain-containing protein, giving the protein MQLLSSAQFPFGTRLLIDLINAGELPMIVQADIEPVYGYVGRLVYEDGTVRFFRNSNKGINNHGASAICTDKGYTKYFLDHLGYRVPGGETFLAADYAALIDTNLSQYGEQHYNTPDHLLAAVADLGYPCVIKPNSMTSGGKGVFICYDAEDVQTAVKAMLDDHVDVFLLEEHVPYVDYRLVVFDGVVRLAYQRKPLQIMGDGDSTIADLLADKRQKLWAQNRRVQLSQHDPRLLKKLRYTGRTLQTVLPADETYQVYDAANASLGGDVADMLDNCHPHWVELAEMVALKMGLRLCGIDLLCADITRPDAAYVVLEINASPGMVHYTTLGDVQYQRVRDLYRDMFRARIV; this is encoded by the coding sequence ATGCAACTGCTATCATCAGCTCAATTCCCTTTTGGGACACGTTTGCTTATTGATCTCATCAATGCAGGCGAGTTACCTATGATTGTTCAGGCTGATATTGAACCCGTTTATGGTTATGTGGGGCGACTTGTCTATGAGGATGGGACGGTTCGCTTCTTCCGCAACAGCAATAAGGGCATCAATAATCATGGCGCCAGCGCGATATGCACGGACAAAGGCTATACCAAGTATTTCCTGGATCATTTAGGCTACCGGGTGCCGGGTGGCGAGACTTTCTTAGCGGCAGATTACGCGGCCCTGATTGATACTAATCTCTCGCAGTATGGGGAGCAGCACTACAACACGCCAGATCATCTCCTGGCGGCAGTCGCTGATTTAGGCTATCCCTGTGTCATCAAGCCCAATAGCATGACCAGCGGCGGCAAGGGGGTCTTCATCTGCTATGATGCTGAGGACGTGCAGACGGCTGTTAAAGCCATGCTCGATGATCACGTTGATGTCTTCTTGCTGGAAGAACACGTGCCTTACGTGGATTACCGGCTGGTTGTCTTTGATGGTGTGGTGCGCCTGGCCTATCAGCGCAAGCCGCTGCAAATTATGGGTGATGGTGATTCAACGATAGCGGATTTATTGGCTGATAAACGCCAGAAGTTGTGGGCACAGAATCGCCGCGTCCAGCTATCGCAGCATGACCCGCGTTTGCTCAAAAAACTGCGCTATACTGGCCGTACCCTACAGACGGTTTTGCCAGCCGATGAAACCTATCAGGTATATGACGCGGCAAATGCGAGCCTGGGCGGTGATGTGGCCGATATGCTGGATAACTGCCATCCACATTGGGTCGAATTAGCGGAGATGGTGGCCCTTAAAATGGGGCTACGTTTGTGCGGTATTGATCTGCTGTGTGCGGATATTACACGGCCAGATGCCGCTTATGTCGTCTTGGAAATTAATGCATCACCGGGTATGGTTCATTATACGACCCTAGGCGATGTCCAATATCAGCGTGTGCGCGACCTATACCGGGATATGTTCCGTGCCAGGATCGTGTGA
- a CDS encoding GNAT family N-acetyltransferase — protein MRIAVATEQDIPAIREVLHASWLAANEAIYSAAYIERFLKRTFTEKGLTHAVNNQGAVYLVAFAEDRLVGVCHFGAPLFDDCETRKELYYIYVHPDYWGQGVGTALLDELGHYLRPQRKTEVFTYLNPQSDAALDFFIHRGFVHLPSEDKDGESYLRRVL, from the coding sequence ATGCGAATCGCTGTTGCGACTGAACAGGATATCCCTGCCATCCGCGAAGTGCTGCATGCGAGCTGGCTCGCGGCCAATGAAGCAATCTATAGCGCGGCCTATATTGAACGCTTTTTAAAGCGTACATTCACTGAAAAAGGCCTCACGCATGCGGTCAACAATCAAGGCGCGGTGTATCTCGTCGCGTTTGCTGAAGATCGACTTGTGGGTGTTTGCCATTTTGGAGCACCGTTGTTTGATGATTGCGAGACGCGCAAAGAACTCTATTACATCTATGTGCATCCAGATTATTGGGGTCAGGGTGTGGGCACGGCTTTGCTCGACGAACTGGGGCATTATTTACGGCCTCAGCGTAAGACAGAAGTTTTTACCTACCTTAATCCACAGAGCGACGCCGCACTGGATTTTTTCATTCATAGGGGCTTTGTTCACCTCCCGTCTGAAGATAAAGACGGTGAATCCTATCTGCGGCGGGTACTTTAG
- the rfbD gene encoding dTDP-4-dehydrorhamnose reductase — MKILITGAAGKMATALAAQLRTQHEVVTPAESEMDITDFSVVQQQITAHRPDIVIHPAAWTDVDGCARDPLRAVQINGLGTQNIAVAAANAGAAILYISSNEVFDGLSDQLYFEYDATNPANPYGYSKWVGEQAVKSLNPRHYIVRTSWVFAHGGRNFIHAILDAAKAGKNLRVVTDEIANPTYNDDLVVALGQLIETGRYGIYHLTNEGAATRYDFARHALDAAGYADVPIEPIKLADWPRPSTPPPNAGLANMAGSMVGVMLRPWQEAVDAFLVKEGLHK, encoded by the coding sequence GTGAAAATTTTGATCACTGGCGCTGCGGGTAAGATGGCAACAGCCCTTGCGGCGCAGTTGCGTACTCAGCACGAAGTCGTCACCCCTGCTGAATCTGAAATGGATATTACGGATTTTTCGGTGGTGCAGCAGCAAATAACAGCTCATCGGCCAGACATTGTCATCCATCCTGCCGCCTGGACGGATGTCGATGGCTGCGCGCGTGACCCGCTGCGTGCTGTTCAAATTAATGGCCTTGGGACTCAGAACATCGCTGTGGCGGCTGCAAATGCCGGAGCCGCGATTCTCTACATCAGCAGTAATGAAGTTTTTGACGGCTTATCAGATCAACTTTATTTTGAATATGACGCGACCAACCCGGCCAACCCGTATGGTTATAGTAAATGGGTTGGTGAGCAAGCTGTAAAGTCGCTTAATCCACGGCATTATATTGTGCGTACATCATGGGTATTTGCGCATGGTGGGCGCAACTTCATCCATGCAATCCTCGATGCGGCTAAAGCAGGCAAAAATTTGCGTGTTGTCACAGATGAAATCGCTAACCCGACATATAACGACGATCTCGTTGTGGCCCTGGGGCAACTCATCGAGACTGGGCGTTACGGTATTTATCACCTAACCAATGAAGGCGCTGCTACGCGTTATGATTTTGCGCGGCATGCATTGGATGCGGCAGGTTATGCCGATGTGCCCATTGAGCCGATTAAACTGGCGGATTGGCCGCGCCCCAGTACACCACCGCCAAATGCAGGCTTGGCGAATATGGCCGGGTCTATGGTTGGCGTGATGCTGCGTCCCTGGCAGGAAGCTGTCGATGCCTTTCTGGTGAAAGAGGGCCTTCATAAGTAA
- a CDS encoding glycosyltransferase family 2 protein — translation MSNPLVSIVIPNWNGLRFLQTCLDSLAQQTYTATEVIIADNASTDGSQAFIRDYAPQVVLVELPENRGFTGACNAGMEAATGEIVILLNNDTEVDPGWVAAIVDAFDRYPDAGMVASKMLLFEQRDHIHTAGDGFTIDGRPFNRGVWQKDEGQFDQEEYVFSACGGSSAYRRTMLDEIGLLDDDYFFLMEDVDLGWRAQLAGWRALYTPHAIVYHHLSATGGGVTASFHDGRNNIYLLVKNVPGDIWRKHRWAIIGRQARIAWDALKAWRGEAARAHLRGIASGLWHIPALLKKRRQVQATRRVSTTYIESVLSPVQD, via the coding sequence ATGAGCAATCCCCTCGTATCAATCGTTATACCCAATTGGAATGGTCTGCGCTTTTTGCAAACATGCCTGGATTCCCTGGCACAGCAGACATATACCGCTACAGAGGTGATTATTGCAGATAACGCCTCGACAGATGGTTCCCAGGCTTTTATCCGTGATTATGCGCCGCAGGTGGTGCTGGTCGAACTGCCGGAGAATCGTGGTTTTACGGGGGCGTGTAATGCCGGTATGGAAGCTGCTACGGGCGAGATCGTCATCTTGCTGAATAATGACACAGAAGTTGACCCTGGGTGGGTAGCCGCCATCGTCGATGCCTTTGATCGTTACCCAGATGCGGGCATGGTCGCTAGCAAGATGCTGCTCTTTGAACAGCGCGATCATATTCACACAGCGGGTGATGGATTTACTATTGATGGACGGCCTTTTAACCGGGGTGTTTGGCAAAAGGACGAAGGCCAATTTGACCAGGAAGAATATGTCTTCAGCGCATGTGGTGGATCAAGCGCATACCGGCGGACGATGCTGGATGAAATTGGCCTTTTAGATGATGATTACTTCTTCCTGATGGAAGATGTCGACCTGGGATGGCGTGCCCAACTCGCAGGTTGGCGTGCACTTTACACACCTCATGCCATCGTCTATCATCATCTTTCTGCGACTGGCGGCGGCGTGACGGCCAGCTTCCACGATGGACGCAACAATATCTATTTGCTCGTCAAAAATGTGCCTGGCGACATCTGGCGCAAGCATCGGTGGGCGATTATTGGGCGGCAGGCGCGTATTGCCTGGGATGCCCTCAAAGCGTGGCGAGGCGAGGCGGCACGAGCCCATTTGCGCGGTATTGCATCCGGCTTATGGCATATCCCGGCGCTGTTAAAAAAACGTCGTCAGGTGCAGGCAACCCGGCGCGTCTCGACAACGTATATAGAATCTGTACTTTCGCCGGTGCAGGATTGA
- a CDS encoding dolichyl-phosphate beta-glucosyltransferase, which yields MDAHKPNQKPYLSIVIPAFNEEKRLPPSLQKIDAFLKTQPYEAEVVIVENGSQDNTAKMAFEYAAKYPYIRVMQVTTRGKGRAVKAGMLAAEGQYRFICDADLSMPIDELVHFLPPYAEDKDIIIASREAHGARRVGEPLYRHFMGRINSLIIKLFALRGYEDTQCGFKMFKGHVADDLFTVQQLNGIGFDVELLFIAEKRGYSVKEQPITWYFDPYSTMRLVDDSLHMLREIFEIRQNWRRGLYAKPEPREDAS from the coding sequence TTGGACGCCCACAAACCCAATCAAAAACCCTATCTTTCCATTGTCATTCCCGCATTTAACGAAGAAAAACGTTTGCCCCCTTCTCTACAGAAGATTGATGCCTTCTTAAAGACACAACCTTACGAAGCAGAAGTCGTCATCGTTGAAAATGGCAGCCAGGACAACACGGCCAAGATGGCCTTTGAATATGCGGCTAAATACCCCTATATTCGTGTGATGCAGGTGACGACGCGTGGCAAGGGCCGGGCCGTGAAAGCTGGCATGCTTGCGGCAGAAGGCCAGTATCGTTTTATCTGTGATGCGGATCTTTCTATGCCGATTGATGAACTTGTGCATTTCTTGCCGCCGTATGCGGAAGATAAAGACATCATCATCGCCAGCCGAGAAGCCCACGGTGCGCGCCGCGTTGGTGAACCGCTGTATCGGCACTTTATGGGTCGCATCAATTCGCTGATTATCAAGTTATTTGCGCTGCGCGGCTATGAAGATACACAATGTGGCTTTAAGATGTTTAAGGGGCATGTGGCCGATGATCTGTTCACTGTGCAGCAGCTAAACGGCATCGGCTTTGATGTGGAATTGTTGTTTATCGCTGAGAAGCGCGGTTATTCCGTCAAAGAACAGCCGATTACGTGGTACTTCGACCCATATTCGACAATGCGGCTGGTCGATGATTCGCTCCATATGCTCCGTGAGATTTTTGAAATTCGCCAGAACTGGCGCAGGGGACTTTATGCCAAGCCAGAACCCAGAGAAGATGCCTCGTAG
- a CDS encoding ribonuclease HII, which yields MPSQNPEKMPRRDRTASLDIELAHYEQGYHAIVGIDEAGRGPWAGPLTVGAVALPLDRSDLSVVLKGVRDSKMMTPRQREGLVETIKEVSLAWGIGEVDAEEISIMGLTAGTRLAANRAMKMLMKEGFQPDCLFCDYMSLPDWQIYQLRLVKGDQKSLSIAAASVLAKVTRDAYMIDIAEEFPHYGFEKHKGYGTAAHRAALEQYGPCPLHRKHYRPIRELLDANQPDGAA from the coding sequence ATGCCAAGCCAGAACCCAGAGAAGATGCCTCGTAGAGACCGGACAGCCAGCCTGGACATTGAACTGGCACATTATGAGCAGGGCTATCATGCCATTGTGGGCATTGATGAAGCCGGACGCGGTCCCTGGGCTGGCCCATTGACAGTGGGGGCTGTCGCGCTGCCGTTGGATCGCTCTGATCTGTCTGTTGTGCTCAAAGGGGTGCGCGACAGCAAGATGATGACGCCGCGCCAACGTGAAGGCCTGGTCGAGACAATCAAAGAGGTATCCCTGGCCTGGGGTATTGGCGAAGTCGACGCTGAAGAAATCAGCATCATGGGCCTGACGGCAGGGACTCGCCTAGCTGCGAACCGTGCGATGAAGATGCTCATGAAAGAGGGTTTCCAGCCGGATTGCCTTTTCTGTGATTATATGAGCTTGCCGGATTGGCAAATTTACCAGCTTAGGCTTGTCAAAGGCGATCAAAAATCACTCAGTATTGCGGCGGCGAGCGTCCTGGCGAAGGTGACGCGCGATGCCTATATGATCGACATTGCGGAAGAGTTCCCGCATTATGGCTTCGAGAAGCATAAGGGCTATGGTACGGCGGCGCATCGGGCCGCCCTGGAGCAATACGGACCATGCCCCTTGCATCGCAAACATTATCGGCCTATCCGCGAATTATTAGACGCAAATCAACCGGATGGCGCTGCTTGA
- a CDS encoding class I SAM-dependent methyltransferase: MKRVSSLTDSEQLRTQQYKNASNLSVRIAIHVDYSTNPIGVWQWFFDMLLAAVGSEARILEVGCGRGDLWLQNADRIPKGWAITLTDLSEGMLEDARKNLGELAGRFQLQTANVQELAFEDDQFDAVIANFMLYHAPDREQAVGELRRVLQPSGVLFACTLGQDHMRQFWELVRAAAPASIPDYQGVDSTFGLENGESQLRTAFGDVVMVPYDCNLKVTKAQPLVDYFHSNGDADVVSGKYDEAFRQEAQRQIDDHGYVFIQKATGCFVARGDVPGAASAE; the protein is encoded by the coding sequence ATGAAGCGTGTTAGCTCTCTGACGGATAGTGAGCAGCTCCGTACCCAACAGTATAAGAATGCCTCGAATTTGAGTGTGCGTATTGCCATCCACGTTGATTACAGCACCAACCCGATCGGCGTATGGCAGTGGTTTTTTGATATGCTGCTGGCTGCTGTGGGTAGTGAGGCGCGTATTCTTGAAGTCGGCTGTGGGCGGGGTGATCTGTGGTTGCAGAACGCGGACCGCATCCCAAAAGGATGGGCCATCACGCTGACAGACCTTAGTGAGGGCATGCTGGAAGATGCCCGTAAAAACCTGGGTGAATTGGCGGGGCGTTTCCAGTTACAGACGGCTAATGTGCAGGAGTTGGCTTTTGAGGATGATCAGTTCGATGCTGTGATTGCCAATTTTATGCTGTATCACGCGCCAGACCGTGAGCAAGCTGTTGGGGAATTGCGCCGTGTGCTACAGCCATCTGGTGTGCTGTTCGCCTGTACGCTGGGTCAGGACCATATGCGCCAGTTCTGGGAATTGGTGCGAGCTGCTGCTCCAGCTTCTATTCCAGACTATCAAGGCGTCGATAGCACCTTTGGCCTGGAAAATGGCGAATCTCAATTGCGTACAGCTTTTGGCGATGTGGTCATGGTGCCGTATGATTGCAACCTCAAAGTGACGAAGGCTCAGCCTCTGGTTGATTATTTTCATTCCAATGGTGATGCAGATGTCGTCAGTGGCAAGTATGATGAAGCTTTCCGCCAAGAGGCTCAGCGCCAGATTGATGACCATGGCTACGTCTTCATCCAGAAAGCGACAGGATGCTTTGTCGCTCGTGGTGATGTGCCCGGTGCTGCATCTGCCGAATAG
- a CDS encoding glycosyltransferase: MKLALVHDWLNQVGGAEDVLATLVEMYPQSPIYTSIYAPDIMPDFYRQWDIRTQWLDHMPGIHRHHQPYLPLYPLAWGGLDLQGYDVILSNKSGFCHGLQFDPSQTVHVCYCLAPTRYVWQLDAYIAREGISKPIEMALRPVVNWLKRWDYEAAQRVTHFIAISTEIQERIRTYYDRDSVIIYPPVETARFQPVPESHVEDYFLIVSRLIPYKRIDLAVQAATRLGLPLKIGGKGRDMERLRAMAGPTVEFLGYVPDEDLPGLMARAKAFIFPGLEDFGITPVQAEAAGRPVIAYKGGGALDTVLPGITGEFFDEMTVDALADVMMDFDVSKYDPAVIRRHALQFDRNVFDEQIRAFVAQSWQAHQSGGPFIWQDPVNQDVSVI; encoded by the coding sequence ATGAAACTTGCACTCGTACATGATTGGCTGAATCAGGTTGGTGGGGCTGAGGATGTGCTCGCTACGCTTGTAGAGATGTATCCGCAAAGCCCCATCTATACCAGTATTTACGCGCCGGATATCATGCCGGATTTTTACCGTCAGTGGGATATTCGCACGCAGTGGCTGGACCATATGCCGGGGATTCACCGTCATCATCAACCTTATTTGCCCTTGTATCCGCTTGCCTGGGGCGGCCTGGATTTGCAAGGGTATGACGTCATCCTCAGCAACAAGAGCGGGTTTTGTCATGGGCTACAATTCGACCCGTCGCAGACGGTGCACGTTTGTTACTGCCTCGCCCCAACGCGCTATGTGTGGCAGCTTGATGCTTATATCGCACGTGAAGGCATCAGCAAGCCGATTGAGATGGCGCTGCGCCCTGTGGTCAATTGGCTCAAGCGTTGGGATTATGAGGCCGCCCAGCGTGTCACGCATTTCATCGCGATTAGCACGGAGATTCAAGAACGCATCCGTACCTATTATGATCGCGATTCGGTCATCATCTATCCACCTGTAGAGACAGCACGCTTCCAGCCAGTGCCGGAGAGCCACGTTGAAGATTACTTCCTCATTGTCTCGCGCTTGATCCCATACAAACGAATTGACTTAGCTGTTCAGGCTGCGACGCGGCTGGGGTTGCCACTCAAAATTGGCGGTAAGGGCCGTGATATGGAGCGTCTGCGGGCGATGGCCGGGCCGACTGTCGAGTTTTTGGGTTACGTGCCGGATGAGGACCTGCCGGGCTTGATGGCGCGAGCGAAGGCGTTTATCTTCCCAGGATTGGAAGATTTTGGTATTACGCCCGTACAGGCTGAAGCCGCCGGGAGGCCCGTCATTGCCTATAAAGGCGGTGGCGCGCTCGATACCGTGCTGCCAGGCATCACCGGCGAATTCTTCGATGAGATGACTGTCGACGCGTTGGCGGATGTGATGATGGACTTTGATGTGTCAAAGTATGACCCGGCTGTGATACGCCGCCATGCGCTGCAATTTGATCGCAATGTCTTTGACGAGCAGATACGCGCTTTTGTGGCACAAAGCTGGCAAGCGCACCAATCTGGCGGGCCGTTTATCTGGCAGGACCCGGTTAATCAGGATGTGAGCGTCATTTAG
- a CDS encoding cyclase family protein, translating to MTDIYDITRTISPQLQVWPGDTPYSVTPVMQMTEGSSVNLVTLITTAHVGTHADAYYHYTLNGAYADKMPLEAYIGPARVVTVSKREGPLVPEDFAHVDLRGGQRLLVHSSSSDLPDNAWPEAIVYPSPELIAWLASMHYVLIGMDSPSVDAFDSKDLPGHNAICAHGMVNLEGLILRNVPDGDYELVALPLKLDLACGSPVRAILRPLSQT from the coding sequence ATGACTGACATTTACGACATCACCCGCACCATTAGCCCACAACTCCAGGTCTGGCCCGGCGATACGCCCTATAGCGTGACGCCAGTCATGCAGATGACAGAGGGTAGTAGCGTCAATCTTGTGACGCTCATAACAACAGCACACGTCGGCACCCATGCAGACGCTTATTATCATTACACGCTGAACGGAGCTTATGCGGACAAGATGCCGCTAGAAGCTTATATAGGGCCTGCGCGCGTCGTCACCGTCAGCAAGCGAGAAGGCCCGCTGGTGCCGGAAGACTTCGCACATGTGGATTTAAGAGGTGGGCAACGTCTGCTCGTCCACAGCAGCAGCAGCGATCTACCGGATAACGCTTGGCCTGAGGCTATTGTGTATCCGTCGCCGGAGCTTATCGCGTGGTTAGCAAGTATGCATTACGTGTTGATCGGTATGGATTCACCCTCTGTAGATGCCTTTGATAGCAAAGATTTGCCCGGCCACAATGCGATTTGTGCGCATGGCATGGTCAACTTGGAAGGCTTGATATTACGTAATGTACCGGATGGCGATTATGAACTGGTTGCCCTACCCTTAAAGTTAGATCTCGCATGTGGCTCACCTGTACGTGCCATTTTACGTCCGCTAAGCCAAACCTGA
- a CDS encoding low molecular weight protein-tyrosine-phosphatase yields the protein MIRVLFVCLGNICRSPMAEAVFQHSVNQAGLGDQFEIDSAGTGGWHAGEQAHSGTRNVLKVNNIPYDGRARQIVRDELAQYDYVLVMDRSNLSDIMRFGEPENTEIALFLSYAVQDGLVDVDEVPDPYYTNNFDYVYDLVQKGSQALLEHIQQQHNI from the coding sequence ATGATACGCGTACTCTTTGTATGCCTGGGGAATATTTGCCGCTCCCCCATGGCAGAAGCCGTCTTCCAGCACAGTGTGAATCAGGCTGGCCTTGGCGATCAGTTCGAAATTGACAGCGCAGGCACGGGTGGCTGGCATGCTGGCGAACAAGCCCATTCCGGCACACGCAACGTCTTAAAGGTAAACAATATCCCTTATGATGGCCGCGCGCGCCAGATCGTCCGTGATGAACTGGCCCAATATGATTATGTGCTGGTGATGGATCGCAGCAATCTTTCAGACATCATGCGCTTTGGTGAGCCAGAAAATACAGAGATTGCTCTATTCCTGTCCTATGCTGTGCAAGATGGGCTTGTTGACGTGGACGAAGTGCCGGACCCATACTACACAAACAACTTCGACTACGTTTATGACCTGGTACAAAAAGGGAGCCAGGCGCTCCTTGAGCATATCCAGCAGCAACACAACATCTAA
- a CDS encoding bactofilin family protein yields MSFFSGRRQSEDVEHSDKTETPRPYPQQPIGFESVLGTSADLEGKLSSKGNVRLDGTFTGTLEIEGNILVGETAIINADIEARNISIAGAVRGNVTGNKVQLLRTGRIWGDIRAAALTTEEGAFIDGRITMIGHEATQSGKLPADVDSLSDTEPNDIAPEEIGAPLPEVTDLEADEESADLHDDLAPHTSPVESETDTDNL; encoded by the coding sequence ATGTCCTTTTTTAGTGGTAGACGACAATCAGAAGACGTTGAACACAGCGACAAGACAGAAACACCGCGTCCTTACCCTCAGCAGCCCATCGGCTTTGAAAGTGTGCTGGGTACCAGTGCAGACCTGGAAGGTAAGCTCAGCAGCAAAGGCAACGTCCGCCTTGACGGCACCTTCACGGGCACATTGGAGATTGAAGGGAATATTCTGGTTGGCGAAACAGCCATCATCAATGCCGATATTGAAGCGCGCAACATCTCAATCGCTGGCGCTGTACGTGGCAACGTCACGGGCAATAAGGTCCAGCTTTTGCGGACAGGGCGTATCTGGGGTGACATCCGTGCGGCAGCGCTCACCACAGAAGAAGGCGCCTTCATTGATGGGCGTATTACGATGATCGGCCACGAGGCCACACAATCTGGCAAACTCCCTGCCGATGTCGACAGCCTCTCAGATACAGAGCCAAACGACATCGCGCCGGAAGAAATCGGGGCACCCCTGCCAGAGGTGACAGACCTGGAAGCAGACGAAGAATCCGCGGACCTGCACGACGACCTTGCACCGCATACCAGTCCGGTTGAATCGGAAACCGATACAGACAACCTATAG
- the rfbB gene encoding dTDP-glucose 4,6-dehydratase produces MKNILVTGGAGFIGSAFVRHMVNTYPEYNIITFDKLTYAGNMDNLLPVKSASNHHFVKGDIADREAVRGAFEEYSVDTVVNFAAESHVDRSILDPNAFIMTDVVGVYALLEEARLIGVERFLQVSTDEVYGDIEGDHFSLESDHFLPNSPYAASKAGGELMVRSYHITYGMNTVVTRGSNTYGPYQYPEKLIPFFITEALDDRPLPVYGDGKQMRDWLHVNDHARGIDMVLHKGEAGEAYNIAGEDLRHNIDVVHKMLELLNKPESLIKYVRDREGHDRRYAMNAEKARQLGWERQHTFDTGLQETINWYLENEWWWRKIKSGDFLEYYKRQYADRIATASED; encoded by the coding sequence ATGAAAAATATCCTGGTCACTGGGGGGGCAGGGTTTATCGGCAGCGCATTCGTGCGCCATATGGTGAACACTTACCCTGAATATAACATCATCACCTTCGATAAGCTGACCTATGCTGGCAACATGGATAATCTACTGCCGGTGAAATCAGCCAGCAACCATCATTTCGTCAAAGGGGATATCGCCGACCGAGAAGCCGTGCGCGGGGCTTTTGAAGAATACTCAGTGGATACTGTTGTGAACTTCGCCGCAGAAAGCCACGTGGATCGCAGCATTCTGGACCCCAACGCCTTCATCATGACGGATGTCGTCGGCGTGTATGCCCTGCTGGAAGAAGCACGCCTCATCGGTGTGGAGCGCTTCTTGCAGGTTTCTACAGATGAGGTCTACGGCGATATTGAAGGCGATCATTTTTCGCTGGAAAGTGATCATTTCCTACCAAACAGCCCCTATGCAGCCAGTAAAGCAGGCGGCGAGCTCATGGTGCGCAGCTATCACATCACTTACGGCATGAACACCGTTGTGACACGTGGCAGCAACACCTATGGCCCTTATCAATATCCTGAAAAGCTGATTCCGTTCTTCATTACGGAAGCACTGGATGATCGCCCGCTGCCCGTCTATGGAGATGGCAAGCAAATGCGCGATTGGCTGCACGTCAACGACCATGCGCGTGGCATCGACATGGTGCTCCATAAGGGTGAAGCCGGCGAGGCCTATAACATCGCTGGCGAAGACCTGCGCCATAACATTGATGTCGTCCATAAAATGCTGGAACTGCTCAACAAACCAGAATCACTCATTAAGTATGTGCGCGACCGCGAAGGCCATGATCGTCGTTATGCCATGAATGCAGAAAAGGCGCGTCAATTGGGCTGGGAACGCCAGCATACATTTGATACGGGCTTACAAGAGACGATCAACTGGTACCTGGAAAATGAGTGGTGGTGGCGTAAAATCAAGAGTGGCGACTTCCTGGAATATTATAAACGGCAGTATGCAGACCGCATCGCCACAGCCAGTGAAGATTAA